The proteins below are encoded in one region of Silene latifolia isolate original U9 population chromosome 2, ASM4854445v1, whole genome shotgun sequence:
- the LOC141640757 gene encoding uncharacterized protein LOC141640757: MGFYGWPAVQDRHLSWHQLHILAADNDESWLCIGDYNEILFETEMKGGTRLQWQMTSFWDTVNDCGLRDLAFEGYEFTYDNGQAGIDNRQSRIDRAMATEAWADIFPNAKLHHLEPGWSDHVPIMVILDNRKSEGERGNRIFRFEQMWIGEDGCEDTIRRAWDPGEDMSNNLRKCAANLSAWKGANIGNLVRDIKLHRKKLVKLNSCERTESNVKERRDLKMKIAKLIKQEEKFWRQRSRVLWLKVGNRNTAYFHRKAR, from the coding sequence ATGGGATTTTATGGATGGCCTGCTGTCCAAGATCGTCACCTTTCGTGGCATCAATTGCATATACTGGCGGCAGACAATGATGAATCGTGGCTATGTATAGGCGATTATAACGAAATTCTTTTTGAGACGGAGATGAAGGGTGGCACGAGACTTCAATGGCAAATGACTAGTTTTTGGGATACTGTAAATGATTGTGGCCTTAGGGACTTGGCTTTCGAAGGGTATGAGTTCACATACGATAATGGTCAAGCGGGGATTGATAATCGTCAAAGCAGAATTGATAGAGCGATGGCTACGGAAGCATGGGCAGATATTTTCCCGAATGCAAAATTACATCATTTGGAGCCGGGTTGGTCGGACCATGTTCCCATTATGGTGATTCTTGATAATAGGAAATCGGAGGGGGAGAGGGGGAATAGGATCTTTCGTTTCGAACAGATGTGGATTGGCGAGGATGGATGCGAGGACACGATACGACGAGCTTGGGACCCAGGGGAGGATATGTCGAATAACTTGAGGAAATGTGCAGCTAACCTGTCGGCATGGAAGGGAGCAAATATTGGCAATTTGGTGAGAGATATTAAGCTTCACAGAAAGAAACTTGTAAAGCTAAATTCTTGTGAGCGAACTGAGAGTAATGTGAAGGAGCGAAGGGATCTTAAAATGAAAATAGCTAAGCTCATCAAACAGGAAGAAAAATTCTGGCGTCAACGATCAAGGGTTTTATGGCTCAAAGTCGGGAACAGAAATACGGCTTATTTTCATAGAAAAGCGCGATAA